A window of Clostridia bacterium genomic DNA:
ACGGAGATGACGTTGCCCAGCGTGTACCCGGGGAAGCCGGCGAAGCCGCCGCGCGACCAGTGAATGTCCTGCAGGACGCCCTCAAGATCGTCCGGTGGCGTGATGCCGAGATAGGACTCCATCTTCCGGTTCCAGGCCTCGGGCACGTCGTCGACGGCGAGGGCGCCGTCGAGCAGGTCCCGTTCCAGCTCGTACCGGACCATGATGTGCAGGTTGTACGTGACCTCGTCGGCGTCGACGCGGATCAGGGAGGGCGTGGAACGGTTCACCGCGCGGTACATCGTCTCCACGGTGACGCCGCGGAGTTGATCCGGGAACGCGGCTTGGGCCTTCGGCAGGAAGAACTCCCACCATTCGCGGGAACGACCGACGACGTTCTCCCAAAGGCGCGACTGCGACTCGTGGACGCCGCCGGACGCTCCGCCGTAGAGCGGCGTGCGGGCGAATCGCGCCGGGATTCCCTGGTCGTAGAGGCCGTGGCCGCCCTCGTGGAGCGACGCGAACAGGCCGCCCCCGAGGTGGTCGGGGAAGATGCGCGTCGTCAGGCGCGTGTCGCCGGGGCCGAAGACCGTGGTGAAGGGGTGGACCGAGCGGTCCTGGCGGCCAGCGTTGAAGTCGAAGCCGATGGCGCGCAGCGCCTCGAGGGTGAGGTCCCACTGGCGCGCCTCGTCGAAGGGTTGGCGCAGCACGGCGTCCGACGCGAGGTCCTGCCGCTCGGCGATCCGCCGCACCAGCGGCACGAGCACCTCCTTGAGGCGGGCGAAGAGCGCGTCCAGCCGCGTAACCGTCATGCCGGGCTCGAACCGCTGCAACAGCGCGTCGTAGCGGCAGGACGCGCCGGAAACCTCGGCGAGGGCGTCGGCTTCCTGCTTCCGCAGCTCCAGGAGCCGCGCGAAGGCGTCGCGGAACGGGCGGAAGGACCGGGCCGCGCGCGCCTCCAGCCACGCGTCGAAGCCCTGGGCGCCGGCGATGGACAGCGCCTCGACGAGCCTGGGCGAGAGGCTGGCCTGCAGCGTGTACCGCCGGCGCGTGACGCGGACGAGGCTGGCCTCGTCGGAGTCGTATGGCAGTCCGGCCGCCCAGTCCTCCAGCGCGTCCAGCAGGCGGCCGGTCTCCTGGGAGGCGAACCTCTCGTGCGCGATGCGGCTGAGCGTCGCCGCCTGGCGCGAGCGCGTCGCCGAGCCGGCGGGCGGCATGTGCGTCTGGCGGTCCCACCCGAGCACGGCGGCCGCCCGTTGGAGGTCGTCGATTTCCCCCAGGTGTTCCCGCAGGCGGGTGTATGCTTCTTGTGCGTCCATGCGAGCGTTCCTCCCGATCGAATTGTTTCGGGATTCGAAGCAAGCGGGGGCGATTCCTTTTCGCGTCGAATTCGCGTCGAAGCGAAGGTGCGTCCGGAGACGGTGAACGTGAAGGAGTGAGGCGGATGGAGGCACGCGGGCGGACGTCCCCTGAAGCGGACGCCGAACGGCAGCCGGGCGGAGACGGGACCTGGGCGCGGCCGGTCGTGGAGTCGACGCGCCCGCTTCTTGAACACCCGCGGATGCGCGTGTACGAGGCGCTGTTGCGCTACCCGTCCGGGACGACGCAGCGGTACGTCTACCGCAAGCCGGGCGGCGATGTCGTCTCCGTGGTGGCGTTGACGGAGCGCGGCACGTACCTCCTCGTCCGGCAGTACCGCTTCCCGGTGGACGACTGGACGATCGAGCTGCCGGCGGGCGCCGTGGAGCCCGGCGAGACGCCGGAGGAGGCGGCGAAGCGCGAGTTGCTGGAGGAGACGGGCCACCTCGCGGGCGCCTGGCAGCGCCTGGGGACGGTCCTGCAGAGCCCGGCGGCGAGCGACCTGCTCCACCACTACTTTCTGGCCCGGGACTGCCGGCGCGTGGCGCCCGTAAAGGCCGACGAGCTCGAACCCGTGGAGTGCGTCGAGTGGTCCGAGGATCAGGTGCGGCAGGCCCTCGTCGGGGATCGTCCCCTCTCGATGCAGGTTCACGCCGGCCTGGCGCTCGCCTGGCTGTGCCTCGGCCGGCTGCCGTGAGCCTGCTCTTCGTCTTCGTCGACGGCGTGGGGTACGCGCCGTGCGGGCCGCGGAATCCCCTGCACGAGCCCGGCCTGCCCCGCCTGACCGCGGCAGCCGGTCACCCGCCCTGCGGGCCGGAGGCGGAACCGGGCCTGTTGCACGCCGCGCCCGACGGCCGGGCCGCCGTCGCGCTCCTCGACGCCAACCTGGGCGTGGACGGCCTGCCGCAGAGCGGCACCGGACAGGCGGCCCTGTTCGGGGGGTTCAACGCGGCACGGATGGAAGGGCGGCACGTGCCGGCCTTTCCGACGCGCGCCATCCGGGAGGCGCTGGAACGGGCGAACCTCTTCAAGTCCGTACAGGCGCGCGGCGGCCGTCCCGTCTTCCTCAACGCGTACCGCTCGGCCTTCTTCGACGGAGAGCGGCCGCGGCACGCCCGCCTGTCGTGCACGACGGCCGCCTACGCGGCCACCGGGCTGCCGTTCCGCACCGTCGCCGACCTCACCGCCGGGCGCGCCGTCGCCTTCGACATCACCGGGGCCTACCTGAGGGAGTTCGAGCCGGACGTCCCGCTGCGCACGCCAGAAGAGGCGGGGACCATCGCCGGCCGCGTGGCCGTGGATGAAGCCGACCTGGCCGTGTTCGAGTACTTTCTCACCGATCGGGCGGGGCATCTTCAGGACGAGCGGTTCGCCGCGGAAGTGCTCGACGCGCTCGACCGGTTCATCGGCGCGGCGTGGTCCGTGTTGGCGCCGCGCGGCGGGCGGCTCTTCGTGACGAGCGATCACGGCAACCTTGAGGATCTGACCGTGCGCACGCACACGCGGAATCCGGTGCCCGCGGTGGCGCTGGGTCCCGGCGCCGCCGCCGCGCTGTCCGGTGCCCGCTCCATCGACGAGGTCCCCCGGCGTCTCCTCGAATGGTCCGCGCGAAGCGAGACACACTGACGGCGGGGGGAGCGTCGATGTCGGGAGCTCACGGGGACGGGGACGCGCCGTTTCTGCGCCGCCTGGCGGGGCTCATCGAACGGCTGCTCATCTCCCTGGAACGCGCGGAGATCGCCGACTACGTGGCGCTGTACGAGCACCCGGCCCGGCTTCTTTGGTACAACTTCATGGCCGGCGTGGCGCGCGGCATCGGCACGGCCGTCGGCTTCACCCTCCTGGGCGCGCTCTTCATCCAGACCCTCCGCTGGTTCAACCTGCTGAACCTGCCCGTCATCGGCCGCTTGGTCGCCGAGATCGTGAAGATCGTCAACCGCGAACTTGGGTATCACTAAGGCACGAGAGGGAGGACGTGCCGATGGATGCCCAGGTACGCGCGCATTTCCGCCGCCGTCTTCTGCAACGGGCCGAGGAACTCCGCCGCCGGCGGCGGTCGCTGGAGGAAGGGAGCCTCGGCCAGTCGTTTGGCGACACGCTGGGCGAACTGTCCACGTACGACAACCACCCCGCCGACCTCGGCAGCGAGCTCCAGTTCCGCTCGCAGGACCTGGCCTTCAGGGCCGAGGCGGACGGCGCGCTGGAGCGCGTGCAGGCGGCCCTTGCGCGTCTCGACGACGGCACGTACGGCCTCTGCCTGCGGTGCGGCCGCGGCATCGACCGCGAGCGCCTTGAGGCGCTGCCGGAAGCGGAACTGTGCGTCGCCTGCCAGGAGGCCGCGGAGGCCGAGGCGCGCCCGGGCGGCCGCCCTGCGGAGGAGGCGGCGCTCTCGCCGCCGTTCGGGCGCACGTTCACCGACGGCACGGACAACGCCGCATTCGATGGAGAGGACGCGTGGCAGGCCGTTGCGCGCTACGGCTCGTCCGACACGCCGAGCGACGTCCAACCGGAGGACCCGCGCCCGCTCGAATACCCCGACGTGTACGTCGACGCCGGCGAGCCCGTGGGCGCGGCGCAGACGGTCGACCTCGCTCCCATGGAGGACGTCGCCTTCGAATGGGTCGACGCGGGCGCCCGCATCGAAGACCTGGGCGAGGGCCGCGCGATCGCATACGTGGAGGACCTTGATCCGGAGGCGCTGGGCGATCTTCCCGCAAGCGACGTCATGGTGGACGACGTCGCCTCCCCTCGCGACGAGGACGCGGAAACGCGCCATTGAAGCTCTGAATTGAAGCTCTGATATGATAAGCGACGGTGACCATCGGCGGTCCGGCCGGGACCGGAAACGGAGGCTCGCCGTTGCGCGGAAGCGGGGCGGCTTGGGCGGCGGCGATGGCCGTTCTGGCCTTCGCGCTCGACTTTGCGACCAAGCGGATCGTCGAGCGGGCGATGAGCCTCGGCGAGACGATTCCGCTAGTGCCGGGCGTGTTCGACCTGACCTACGTCCGCAACTCGGGCGCGGCCTTCAGCATGCTGCAGGGTCACGCGCCGCTGCTCATCCTCGTCACCTTCGTCGTGTTCGTGCTGATGGCGTTCTACTGGCGGGAACTCTCCGCCCTGGGTCCCGTGGCGCAGGCCGGCGCCGGACTTGTCGGCGGCGGCGCCGTGGGCAATCTCGTCGACCGCATCCGCTACGGCGAAGTCGTCGACTTTCTGCACCTTCACCTTTGGCCGGTCTTCAACGTCGCCGACCTGAGCGTGGTGGTCGGCGGGCTGCTGGTGGCGTGGTCCGTGTTCCGTGGCCCGGCGACGGAGGAGGAACGGCATGGCTCCTGAAGAGGATGCCCGCCCGCGCGAGCGCGTCTTCGAGTACGTCGTGACCCCGGAAGAGGAGGGGTTGCGGCTCGACCGCTTTCTCGCCATCCGCAACGAGCTCGACGCCAGCCGTGCGACGGTCCAGGACTGGATCACGGAGGGCCGGGTCCTCCTGAACGGCTACGAGGGCCATCGCTCCGACAAGCTGCGGGCGGGCGACGTCGTCCGCCTCGCGGCGCCCGAGCCCGAG
This region includes:
- a CDS encoding alkaline phosphatase family protein → MSLLFVFVDGVGYAPCGPRNPLHEPGLPRLTAAAGHPPCGPEAEPGLLHAAPDGRAAVALLDANLGVDGLPQSGTGQAALFGGFNAARMEGRHVPAFPTRAIREALERANLFKSVQARGGRPVFLNAYRSAFFDGERPRHARLSCTTAAYAATGLPFRTVADLTAGRAVAFDITGAYLREFEPDVPLRTPEEAGTIAGRVAVDEADLAVFEYFLTDRAGHLQDERFAAEVLDALDRFIGAAWSVLAPRGGRLFVTSDHGNLEDLTVRTHTRNPVPAVALGPGAAAALSGARSIDEVPRRLLEWSARSETH
- a CDS encoding carboxypeptidase M32, producing the protein MDAQEAYTRLREHLGEIDDLQRAAAVLGWDRQTHMPPAGSATRSRQAATLSRIAHERFASQETGRLLDALEDWAAGLPYDSDEASLVRVTRRRYTLQASLSPRLVEALSIAGAQGFDAWLEARAARSFRPFRDAFARLLELRKQEADALAEVSGASCRYDALLQRFEPGMTVTRLDALFARLKEVLVPLVRRIAERQDLASDAVLRQPFDEARQWDLTLEALRAIGFDFNAGRQDRSVHPFTTVFGPGDTRLTTRIFPDHLGGGLFASLHEGGHGLYDQGIPARFARTPLYGGASGGVHESQSRLWENVVGRSREWWEFFLPKAQAAFPDQLRGVTVETMYRAVNRSTPSLIRVDADEVTYNLHIMVRYELERDLLDGALAVDDVPEAWNRKMESYLGITPPDDLEGVLQDIHWSRGGFAGFPGYTLGNVISVQLYERACQDRPDIPERIRQGDTAPLLEWMRANVHAHGAKFTPEELLQRATGRGLDPEPYLRYITRKFTELYAL
- the lspA gene encoding signal peptidase II; this encodes MRGSGAAWAAAMAVLAFALDFATKRIVERAMSLGETIPLVPGVFDLTYVRNSGAAFSMLQGHAPLLILVTFVVFVLMAFYWRELSALGPVAQAGAGLVGGGAVGNLVDRIRYGEVVDFLHLHLWPVFNVADLSVVVGGLLVAWSVFRGPATEEERHGS
- a CDS encoding NUDIX hydrolase is translated as MRVYEALLRYPSGTTQRYVYRKPGGDVVSVVALTERGTYLLVRQYRFPVDDWTIELPAGAVEPGETPEEAAKRELLEETGHLAGAWQRLGTVLQSPAASDLLHHYFLARDCRRVAPVKADELEPVECVEWSEDQVRQALVGDRPLSMQVHAGLALAWLCLGRLP
- a CDS encoding TraR/DksA C4-type zinc finger protein; translated protein: MDAQVRAHFRRRLLQRAEELRRRRRSLEEGSLGQSFGDTLGELSTYDNHPADLGSELQFRSQDLAFRAEADGALERVQAALARLDDGTYGLCLRCGRGIDRERLEALPEAELCVACQEAAEAEARPGGRPAEEAALSPPFGRTFTDGTDNAAFDGEDAWQAVARYGSSDTPSDVQPEDPRPLEYPDVYVDAGEPVGAAQTVDLAPMEDVAFEWVDAGARIEDLGEGRAIAYVEDLDPEALGDLPASDVMVDDVASPRDEDAETRH